From a single Bradyrhizobium sediminis genomic region:
- a CDS encoding RMD1 family protein, producing MTDITPLRATSEKRQSVRALRLGRRLRLAGLEAADLHQAEAITTSPLILRLGGGGIAALLPYGTVVLIGVSQGEEEAFLQKLGDRVESRLDAPVIVASEISIGTSEGISGDIITIRDLSPARLVAVADALAKNVALAFEEEEVRNVLEALEPIASDLASSGQLPWKRRRMLRTVGHALLTHHRLLERVEVEERPELPNDGETGRLHDRLAEAYHFKKRAKALSRKLDAVEVMMTALTELIDAQRGIRLETMIVLLIMLEISVYLYDLFLRPG from the coding sequence ATGACTGACATCACGCCTTTACGCGCGACCTCCGAAAAGCGACAGTCCGTACGCGCGCTCCGCCTTGGCCGTCGCCTCAGGCTGGCAGGCCTCGAGGCTGCAGACCTCCATCAAGCAGAAGCGATCACGACGTCGCCCCTGATATTGCGCCTTGGCGGTGGAGGCATTGCCGCGCTGTTGCCCTACGGTACCGTTGTCCTCATCGGGGTTTCACAGGGCGAGGAAGAAGCCTTCCTGCAAAAGCTCGGCGACCGCGTCGAAAGCCGGTTGGACGCGCCGGTCATCGTTGCATCGGAGATCTCGATCGGAACGAGCGAGGGGATCTCAGGGGATATCATTACCATCCGGGACCTGTCACCGGCGCGCCTCGTTGCCGTTGCCGACGCGCTGGCCAAGAATGTCGCGCTCGCCTTTGAGGAAGAGGAAGTCCGGAACGTGCTGGAGGCGCTGGAACCGATCGCCAGCGACCTCGCCAGCTCCGGCCAGCTGCCGTGGAAACGGAGACGGATGCTGCGCACCGTGGGCCATGCCTTGCTGACCCATCATCGCCTTCTCGAACGGGTCGAGGTGGAAGAGAGACCCGAGTTGCCAAATGATGGTGAAACCGGCCGTTTGCACGACCGTCTGGCCGAAGCCTATCATTTCAAGAAACGAGCCAAGGCGTTGTCGCGCAAGCTCGACGCGGTCGAGGTAATGATGACCGCGCTCACCGAACTGATCGACGCGCAGCGCGGGATTCGGTTGGAAACGATGATCGTGCTGCTGATCATGCTCGAAATTTCGGTCTACCTCTACGACCTCTTCCTGCGCCCCGGCTGA
- a CDS encoding acyltransferase family protein produces MILIVLAFHSVLPYLASLPPAAYPFDSEPYLWLAFPIVDSQRWFGFDLFCAWQDVVLMTLMFFLSGLFVPSSLARKGSWKFLSDRLLRIGLPMALAIIFLAPLAYYAAYRTTATDPSPKAYWQHWLALPFWPCGPQWFLGMLLIFNALAAATHGFVRGWGQFLVRLAAFASGNPVRFLVVLVVISALAYVPLVLAFSPFAWVNIGPISFQSSRPLHYLVYFLAGVAVGTCGLDRGLLDRDGVLARRWPAWLSAAFAGFLLWAVPTSVTMADWGNASLFAKLAAGMGFVVACAAGCLCSLAICLRFAHWRLRAFDSLSANAYRMYLIHYVFAVWLQYALLGNDLFAIGKAAIVFGGTLIMSWSIAAAVGGAPPVSRLNATMRGARRA; encoded by the coding sequence GTGATCCTCATCGTACTGGCTTTCCACTCGGTCCTTCCCTACCTCGCTTCCCTGCCGCCGGCTGCCTATCCCTTCGACAGCGAACCTTATCTGTGGCTGGCCTTTCCGATCGTGGACAGCCAGCGATGGTTCGGCTTCGACCTGTTCTGCGCCTGGCAGGACGTGGTTCTAATGACCCTGATGTTCTTCCTCTCGGGCTTGTTCGTGCCATCAAGCCTTGCGCGCAAGGGAAGCTGGAAGTTTCTGTCGGACCGCCTGCTGCGGATTGGCCTGCCGATGGCGCTGGCCATCATTTTTCTTGCGCCGCTCGCGTATTATGCCGCCTATCGCACGACTGCCACTGACCCCAGCCCGAAGGCATATTGGCAACATTGGCTCGCGCTGCCGTTCTGGCCGTGTGGGCCGCAGTGGTTCCTGGGTATGCTGTTGATATTCAATGCTCTTGCGGCCGCGACGCATGGTTTCGTTCGCGGATGGGGCCAGTTCCTTGTCCGGCTGGCGGCCTTCGCCAGCGGCAATCCGGTGCGGTTCCTTGTTGTACTGGTGGTGATCTCCGCGCTGGCCTATGTGCCCCTGGTACTGGCGTTTTCGCCGTTCGCATGGGTGAATATCGGCCCCATCTCGTTTCAATCCAGTCGGCCGTTGCATTACCTCGTCTATTTTCTTGCGGGAGTAGCGGTCGGGACCTGTGGCCTCGACCGTGGCCTGCTTGACCGCGATGGGGTCCTCGCGCGGCGCTGGCCGGCATGGCTCTCCGCAGCCTTTGCCGGTTTCCTGCTCTGGGCCGTGCCGACCTCGGTGACGATGGCGGATTGGGGCAATGCTTCCCTGTTCGCGAAATTGGCCGCTGGCATGGGCTTTGTCGTCGCCTGCGCGGCGGGCTGCCTGTGCTCGCTGGCGATCTGCCTGCGCTTTGCACATTGGCGCCTGCGGGCCTTTGACAGCCTGTCAGCCAATGCCTACCGAATGTACCTGATCCATTACGTGTTTGCCGTCTGGCTGCAATATGCGCTGCTGGGCAACGATCTGTTTGCGATCGGCAAGGCCGCGATTGTGTTCGGTGGTACACTGATCATGAGCTGGTCGATCGCCGCCGCCGTTGGCGGTGCGCCGCCGGTCTCGCGACTGAATGCAACCATGCGCGGAGCACGCCGCGCGTGA
- a CDS encoding ABC transporter permease, which translates to MPLVLILAFRNLFHDRLRFIATVIGIVFSIVLVTVQMGLYLGFGRMVTTMIDHASADLWIMPQGTKCFEDPSLLDARERYRALSINGVAEAIPVVIGFADWRMPGGATTPVFVVGSDLRSGGLQPWNLVEGRIEALSTPKAVAVDRSYFDRLGISGIGATAEIRQQLVRVAVVTNGIRSFTTTPFVFMDVDRARAHTGVPSGKATYFLVRLSPNTDVASVRRQILSNISDVEVLTPAEFRERSRAFWLFSTGAGAALFAGALLGVIVGTVIVAQTLYSSTKEHLNEFATLRAMGSSRRYIYAVIVCQALLNAIIGFSIAALAGEAIVRLTAATALPIVITPGLTIGLFLLTVVMCVGSAIAAIIQVTRIDPVMVFTR; encoded by the coding sequence ATGCCGCTGGTTCTTATTCTCGCATTCCGGAATCTGTTTCATGACCGGCTTCGCTTCATTGCGACCGTGATCGGGATCGTATTCTCCATCGTTCTGGTAACCGTCCAGATGGGTCTGTATCTGGGCTTTGGACGAATGGTGACGACGATGATCGATCATGCGTCGGCCGATCTCTGGATCATGCCGCAAGGCACCAAGTGCTTCGAGGACCCGTCGCTGCTGGACGCGCGTGAGCGATATCGCGCGCTTTCGATCAATGGTGTGGCGGAGGCAATTCCTGTCGTGATCGGATTTGCAGATTGGCGAATGCCGGGTGGTGCGACGACTCCGGTTTTCGTGGTTGGTTCGGATCTGCGGTCCGGCGGCCTGCAGCCCTGGAACCTGGTGGAGGGCCGGATCGAAGCGCTGTCGACGCCCAAGGCGGTCGCCGTCGATCGCTCCTATTTCGACCGGCTCGGCATTTCGGGAATCGGGGCAACCGCCGAAATCCGCCAGCAACTCGTGCGGGTTGCGGTCGTCACCAACGGCATCCGTTCATTCACCACGACGCCTTTCGTCTTCATGGACGTCGATCGGGCGCGCGCCCACACCGGAGTTCCCTCCGGCAAGGCCACCTATTTTCTGGTTCGCCTGAGCCCCAACACCGACGTGGCTTCCGTCCGCCGTCAAATCCTGTCGAACATCTCCGATGTCGAGGTGCTGACACCGGCCGAGTTTCGCGAGCGCAGCCGAGCCTTCTGGCTGTTCAGTACCGGCGCGGGCGCCGCGCTGTTCGCCGGAGCATTGCTCGGCGTGATCGTCGGCACCGTCATTGTCGCCCAGACGCTCTATTCAAGCACGAAAGAGCATTTGAACGAGTTCGCCACTCTGCGTGCGATGGGTTCGTCCCGGCGCTATATCTATGCGGTGATCGTCTGCCAGGCGCTCCTCAATGCCATCATCGGCTTCTCTATCGCCGCGCTTGCCGGCGAGGCCATCGTGAGGCTGACTGCGGCCACCGCATTGCCGATCGTCATTACGCCCGGATTGACGATCGGGCTGTTTCTGCTGACCGTCGTGATGTGTGTCGGATCGGCCATCGCCGCGATCATTCAAGTCACTCGCATCGACCCGGTCATGGTGTTCACGCGATGA
- a CDS encoding ABC transporter ATP-binding protein gives MTDPMIEAVNVSKDLGSGAAKVAALKGVSLALNGGELTLLMGPSGSGKTTLLSILGCMLTPTEGTVRIRGRSTGGAEPEDLALLRREHVGFVFQSFHLFPTLSATDNVRLALDIRGERSRRAKAKSREALARVGLPHKLKAFPRELSGGEQQRVAIARAIVGNPSIILADEPTAALDGENGQAVMKILAGIAREQGRAVLIVTHDPRLLPLADRVVHIEDGRIVREERRGAELQ, from the coding sequence ATGACAGATCCCATGATCGAGGCGGTGAATGTGTCGAAGGACCTTGGCAGCGGCGCAGCGAAGGTGGCGGCTCTCAAGGGCGTAAGCCTGGCGCTAAATGGCGGCGAGCTGACGCTGCTGATGGGACCTTCCGGCAGCGGCAAGACGACGCTGCTGTCGATACTCGGATGTATGCTGACTCCGACGGAAGGGACGGTTCGTATCCGCGGGCGTTCAACCGGCGGCGCCGAACCCGAGGACCTCGCACTTCTCAGGAGAGAGCATGTCGGCTTCGTCTTCCAGTCGTTTCATCTGTTTCCGACGCTGTCCGCTACCGACAATGTCCGGCTGGCCCTGGATATACGCGGCGAGCGTTCCAGACGCGCAAAGGCCAAGTCACGCGAAGCGCTGGCCAGGGTCGGACTGCCGCACAAGTTGAAGGCGTTTCCGCGCGAACTCAGCGGCGGGGAGCAGCAGCGCGTTGCGATTGCTCGCGCCATCGTCGGAAATCCGTCTATCATCCTTGCAGATGAGCCAACGGCCGCCCTGGATGGCGAGAACGGCCAGGCGGTCATGAAGATCCTGGCCGGAATCGCCAGGGAACAAGGGCGCGCGGTGCTGATCGTGACGCATGATCCGCGGCTGCTGCCGCTGGCGGATCGGGTCGTCCATATCGAAGACGGGCGGATTGTCCGGGAGGAGCGCCGCGGCGCGGAGCTGCAATGA
- a CDS encoding HlyD family secretion protein, whose protein sequence is MSKRRRALVAIAGLVISAGVLLAASGVTIASPDDKRWQAVAPGRVESCSGQIKVAADVTGVVDKVLVKANDRVFAGEPLIHLADGEPAARLAAAATQVALRKRARDERSASGSANARRKARDAVADAEQAVYDVRAIVDRAAAEWRTKGGPDDSLTTARSALARAQAELTKRQEELQTTEEDSPLPSLLEGQLSIARSEYAVARSALDKMTVRAPIDGTVLQVNVRAGELVSPGSPQPPLQLADLSALCLRAELDERDLGSVKVKQPVSVRAAAFPGREFEGIVSSIAPLVEPGRLEPSGSRNQTDVNIVEVMVKLTGPGELMVGMKADVFFRFGQVVDR, encoded by the coding sequence ATGTCGAAACGCCGCAGGGCCTTGGTTGCGATCGCTGGGCTGGTCATCTCTGCGGGAGTCTTGCTGGCGGCCAGCGGGGTCACGATCGCCTCACCCGATGACAAGCGATGGCAGGCCGTTGCGCCCGGTCGCGTCGAATCCTGTTCCGGTCAGATCAAGGTCGCGGCTGACGTCACGGGGGTGGTCGACAAGGTGCTGGTGAAGGCCAATGACAGGGTTTTTGCCGGCGAACCGCTGATCCATCTCGCTGACGGGGAACCCGCCGCACGGCTCGCCGCCGCCGCGACGCAAGTCGCGCTGCGCAAGCGCGCACGTGATGAAAGGTCGGCAAGCGGCAGCGCGAACGCGCGACGCAAGGCGAGGGATGCCGTGGCCGATGCCGAACAGGCGGTGTATGACGTTCGCGCCATCGTCGATCGTGCGGCTGCCGAATGGCGAACCAAAGGCGGGCCGGACGACAGCCTGACGACGGCCCGCTCGGCATTGGCACGGGCCCAGGCCGAGTTGACCAAACGCCAGGAGGAGCTCCAGACAACCGAGGAGGACAGCCCTCTACCCAGCCTCCTGGAGGGGCAGCTCAGTATCGCCCGCTCGGAATACGCGGTGGCGCGATCCGCCCTCGACAAGATGACGGTGCGCGCGCCGATCGACGGCACCGTGCTCCAGGTCAATGTGCGGGCAGGCGAGCTTGTTTCACCGGGTTCGCCACAGCCACCGCTGCAACTCGCCGATCTCTCGGCCCTGTGCCTGCGCGCGGAATTGGACGAACGCGACCTCGGATCCGTCAAGGTGAAGCAACCGGTATCGGTACGGGCTGCGGCGTTTCCGGGTCGCGAGTTCGAGGGAATTGTCTCTTCGATCGCGCCGCTTGTTGAACCCGGCCGCCTCGAGCCTTCCGGATCGCGCAATCAGACCGATGTGAATATCGTGGAAGTAATGGTCAAGCTGACGGGACCGGGAGAGCTGATGGTCGGAATGAAGGCCGATGTCTTTTTTCGTTTTGGGCAAGTCGTCGATCGATAG
- a CDS encoding DsrE family protein → MHRRSMLWGAVSALGAVFAASRANAAADAASPAELKVVYHLNDLDKVSFVLGNIQNHFEGVGGLDHVTIALVIHGQALRAFHSASANPDITRRVGQFSKAGLELAACGNTMKSQKVELKDLLPGFISADRGGVVRIAELQSQGYLYLRP, encoded by the coding sequence ATGCATCGACGCAGCATGTTGTGGGGAGCGGTTTCTGCCCTTGGCGCCGTCTTCGCCGCATCGCGCGCGAACGCCGCCGCTGACGCCGCATCTCCGGCCGAGTTGAAGGTGGTCTACCACCTCAACGACCTCGACAAGGTCTCGTTCGTGCTCGGCAACATCCAGAATCATTTCGAGGGCGTCGGCGGCCTCGACCACGTCACCATCGCACTCGTCATCCACGGCCAGGCACTGCGGGCGTTTCACTCGGCCTCCGCGAACCCTGATATCACCCGGCGCGTCGGCCAGTTTTCCAAGGCCGGGCTCGAACTCGCGGCCTGCGGCAACACCATGAAATCGCAGAAGGTCGAGCTGAAGGACTTGCTGCCGGGTTTCATCAGCGCCGACCGGGGCGGCGTGGTCCGGATCGCGGAGCTGCAATCACAGGGCTATCTCTATCTGCGGCCGTGA
- a CDS encoding 2-oxoacid:ferredoxin oxidoreductase subunit beta, with amino-acid sequence MTYIAKPKFHHPGLPKNDLGFTHRDYEGKISTLCAGCGHDSITASIIEACFELSIEPHRVAKISGIGCSSKTPDYFLGNSHGFNSVHGRMPSVLTGANLANRDLIYLGVSGDGDSASIGFGQFAHSIRRGVNMTYIVENNGVYGLTKGQFSATADRGSKSKKGVTNTDNAIDLVAIALQLGASFVARGFSGDKTQLVPLIAAAIQHKGAAFIDVISPCIAFNNHAGSTKSFDYVREHNDAVNRLDVITGREPISVDYAPGTVQLVEQHDGSRIALRKIDADYDAHDRGGAMTFLQKHAAKGQIVTGLLYVDPESDDLHSHLDTVETPLNTLEAKDLCPGTTALDRINASLR; translated from the coding sequence ATGACCTATATCGCCAAGCCGAAATTCCATCATCCCGGCCTGCCCAAGAACGATCTCGGCTTCACCCACCGGGATTACGAGGGCAAGATCTCGACGCTGTGCGCCGGCTGCGGCCATGACTCGATCACCGCCTCGATCATCGAGGCCTGTTTCGAGCTATCGATCGAGCCGCATCGCGTCGCCAAGATTTCCGGCATCGGCTGCTCCTCGAAGACGCCCGATTATTTCCTTGGCAATTCGCACGGCTTCAATTCGGTGCACGGCCGGATGCCGTCGGTACTGACCGGCGCCAATCTCGCCAACCGCGACCTGATCTATCTCGGCGTCTCCGGCGACGGCGATTCGGCCTCGATCGGCTTCGGCCAGTTCGCGCATTCGATCCGGCGCGGCGTCAACATGACTTATATCGTCGAGAACAACGGCGTCTACGGTCTGACCAAGGGCCAGTTCTCGGCCACCGCCGACCGCGGCTCGAAGTCCAAGAAGGGCGTGACCAATACCGACAACGCCATCGATCTCGTGGCGATCGCGTTGCAGCTCGGCGCGAGCTTCGTGGCGCGCGGCTTCTCCGGCGACAAGACCCAGTTGGTGCCGCTGATCGCCGCCGCGATCCAGCACAAGGGCGCGGCGTTCATCGACGTGATCAGCCCCTGCATCGCCTTCAACAACCACGCCGGCTCGACCAAGAGCTTCGATTACGTGCGCGAACACAACGATGCGGTGAACCGCCTCGACGTCATCACCGGCCGCGAACCGATCTCGGTGGATTACGCGCCGGGCACGGTGCAGTTGGTCGAGCAGCACGACGGCTCCAGGATCGCGCTACGCAAGATCGATGCCGATTACGACGCGCACGATCGCGGCGGGGCGATGACGTTCCTGCAGAAGCACGCCGCCAAGGGCCAGATCGTCACCGGGCTATTGTACGTCGATCCCGAGTCGGACGACCTGCACAGCCATCTCGACACCGTGGAAACGCCGCTCAACACGCTCGAAGCAAAAGACCTCTGCCCCGGCACCACCGCGCTCGACAGGATTAACGCCAGCCTGCGCTAG
- a CDS encoding 2-oxoacid:acceptor oxidoreductase subunit alpha, protein MPVQSPISSVNDFVVRFANVNGSGSASANEMFARSILRHGVPVSPRNIFPSNIQGLPTWYEVRVTEDGHLGARGGVDMMVAMNPQTWDKDLASIEPGGYLFYDSTKPMPASKFRADITVIGVPLTAITNSTYTDPRQRQLFKNIIYLGALCALLDMDPKLVEQLIGEQYKGKEKLLSSNVHALHLGRDWALQNLKCPLGLRIKKADKVGDRIFIEGNNAAALGAVYGGATVCAWYPITPSSSLADAFTSYCKKLRHDPETGKAKYAIVQGEDELASIGIVIGASWNGARAFTATSGPGISLMTEFIGLSYFAEIPAVIMNVQRAGPSTGMPTRTQQCDIIACAYASHGDTKHVLLLPEDPAEAFEFAAQAFDLAERLQTTIFVMLDLDIGMNHRLCRPLKWDDARQYDRGKVMTAEMLDDGRDFGRYLDVDGDGIPYRTYPGTHPTKGSFFTRGTSRDRYARYSEEGSVYADNMQRLVRKFETAQDMVPRPLQANAAKPTKYGVIYFGSTAPAMDEAIGLLEANGHQLDRLRIRAFPFHSSVASFIADHDFVYVVEQNRDAQLRSLIVNENGIDPVRLVPILHYDGTPITARFIAGAIGDHQDQLKLTPLRKVKS, encoded by the coding sequence ATGCCCGTCCAAAGCCCGATCAGCAGCGTAAACGACTTCGTCGTCCGCTTCGCCAACGTTAACGGCTCGGGCTCGGCGAGCGCCAACGAAATGTTCGCGCGCTCGATTCTGCGCCACGGCGTGCCGGTGTCGCCGCGCAACATCTTTCCCTCCAACATCCAGGGCCTGCCGACCTGGTACGAGGTGCGGGTCACCGAGGACGGCCATCTCGGCGCCCGCGGCGGCGTCGACATGATGGTGGCGATGAACCCGCAGACCTGGGACAAGGACCTCGCCTCGATCGAGCCGGGCGGCTACCTGTTCTACGATTCGACCAAGCCGATGCCGGCGTCGAAATTCCGCGCCGACATCACCGTGATCGGCGTACCGCTGACCGCCATCACCAACTCGACCTACACCGACCCGCGCCAGCGCCAGCTGTTCAAGAACATCATCTATCTCGGCGCGCTGTGCGCCCTGCTCGACATGGACCCGAAGCTGGTCGAGCAACTGATCGGCGAGCAGTACAAGGGCAAGGAAAAGCTCCTGTCGTCGAACGTCCACGCGCTGCATCTCGGCCGCGACTGGGCGCTGCAGAACCTGAAATGCCCGCTCGGCCTGCGCATCAAGAAGGCCGACAAGGTCGGCGACCGCATCTTCATCGAAGGCAACAACGCAGCAGCCCTTGGCGCGGTCTATGGCGGCGCCACGGTTTGCGCCTGGTATCCGATCACGCCGTCGTCTTCGCTTGCCGACGCCTTCACCAGCTACTGCAAGAAGCTGCGGCACGATCCCGAAACCGGCAAGGCGAAATACGCCATCGTGCAGGGCGAGGACGAACTGGCCTCGATCGGCATCGTGATCGGCGCGTCCTGGAACGGCGCCCGCGCCTTCACCGCCACCTCCGGCCCCGGCATCTCGCTGATGACGGAGTTCATCGGCCTGTCCTATTTCGCCGAAATTCCGGCCGTGATCATGAACGTGCAGCGTGCCGGCCCATCGACCGGCATGCCGACGCGCACCCAGCAATGCGACATCATCGCCTGCGCCTATGCCTCGCACGGCGACACCAAGCACGTGCTGCTGTTGCCGGAAGACCCGGCCGAAGCCTTCGAATTCGCCGCGCAGGCCTTCGATCTCGCCGAGCGGCTGCAGACCACGATCTTCGTGATGCTCGATCTCGACATCGGCATGAACCACCGGCTGTGCCGCCCGCTGAAGTGGGACGACGCCCGGCAGTATGACCGCGGCAAGGTGATGACCGCCGAAATGCTCGACGACGGCCGCGACTTCGGCCGCTACCTCGACGTCGATGGCGACGGCATCCCCTACCGCACCTATCCCGGGACCCACCCGACCAAGGGCTCGTTCTTCACCCGCGGCACCTCGCGCGACCGTTATGCGCGCTATTCCGAGGAAGGCTCGGTCTATGCCGACAACATGCAGCGGCTGGTGCGCAAGTTCGAGACCGCCCAGGACATGGTGCCGCGGCCGCTGCAGGCCAACGCCGCCAAGCCCACCAAATACGGCGTGATCTATTTCGGCTCGACCGCGCCGGCCATGGACGAGGCGATCGGGCTACTGGAGGCGAACGGGCATCAGCTTGACCGCTTGAGGATCCGCGCCTTCCCGTTCCATTCCAGCGTCGCGAGCTTCATCGCCGACCACGACTTCGTCTATGTGGTCGAGCAGAACCGCGACGCGCAGCTGCGCTCGCTGATCGTCAACGAGAACGGCATCGATCCGGTCCGGCTGGTTCCGATCCTGCATTACGACGGCACGCCGATTACCGCGCGCTTCATCGCCGGCGCCATCGGCGACCACCAGGACCAGCTCAAGCTGACCCCGCTCCGCAAGGTGAAGTCATGA
- a CDS encoding FAD-dependent oxidoreductase, with product MKPTDISAPDYFHKVVDCQWACPAHTPVPEYIRLIAEGRYGDAYMINWKSNVFPGILGRTCDRPCEPACRRGRVEETPVAICRLKRVAADFKDDVKHRMPRPSAKNGKRIAIVGGGPASLTVARDLAPLGYHCTVFDQDPKAGGMMRTQIPKFRLPDSVIDEETDYILNLGIEFKGGQRIDSLKKLLGENYDAIFVGSGAPRGRELDIPGRKEAASHIHIGIEWLASVSFEHTSTIGKRVIVLGGGNTAMDCCRTARRLGGEDVKVIVRSGFEEMKASPWEKEDALHEDIPILNFMVPVAFTHDNGKLTGVTFQKVKAEYDTNGRRNLVPSGEPNQTIPCDDVLVAVGQENAFPWIERDCGVEFDKWNMPKVDARTMGSTNPKVFFGGDAAFGPKNIIWAVAHGHDAALSIHRLLSGEDITERPLPEVHVSSQKMGIHEWSYDNDISPDKRYKVPHRDKVIALQDIRAEVELGYDVKLALGEAHRCLNCDVQTVFAAPLCIECDACVDICPMDCITFTENGEEADLRTRLKAPSLHPDQDLYVADGLKTGRVMVKDEDVCLHCGLCAERCPTGAWDMQKYLIDMTHAGSSCPSKARSAA from the coding sequence ATGAAACCGACTGATATCTCGGCGCCGGACTACTTTCACAAAGTGGTCGACTGCCAATGGGCCTGTCCCGCGCATACGCCAGTTCCAGAATACATCCGCTTGATTGCTGAAGGCCGCTACGGCGACGCCTACATGATCAATTGGAAATCGAATGTGTTTCCCGGAATTCTGGGGCGCACCTGCGATCGTCCGTGCGAGCCAGCCTGCCGCCGCGGCCGCGTCGAGGAGACGCCGGTGGCGATCTGCCGGCTGAAACGCGTCGCCGCCGACTTCAAGGACGATGTCAAACATCGCATGCCGCGGCCATCGGCGAAGAACGGCAAGCGCATCGCGATCGTCGGCGGCGGTCCCGCCTCGCTGACGGTGGCCCGCGACCTCGCCCCGCTCGGTTATCACTGTACCGTATTCGACCAGGACCCCAAGGCCGGCGGCATGATGCGGACGCAGATTCCGAAGTTCCGGCTGCCGGATTCGGTGATCGACGAGGAAACCGACTACATCCTCAACCTCGGCATCGAGTTCAAGGGTGGCCAGCGCATCGACAGCCTGAAGAAGCTGCTCGGTGAGAACTACGACGCCATCTTCGTCGGCTCCGGCGCGCCGCGTGGCCGCGAACTCGACATTCCCGGCCGCAAGGAAGCCGCCAGCCATATCCATATCGGCATCGAATGGCTGGCTTCGGTCTCGTTCGAGCACACCAGCACGATCGGCAAGCGCGTGATCGTCCTCGGCGGCGGCAATACGGCGATGGACTGCTGCCGCACCGCGCGCCGTCTCGGCGGCGAAGACGTCAAGGTGATCGTGCGTTCCGGCTTCGAGGAAATGAAGGCCTCGCCCTGGGAGAAGGAAGACGCCCTGCATGAGGACATTCCGATCCTCAACTTCATGGTGCCGGTCGCCTTCACCCACGACAACGGCAAGCTCACCGGCGTCACCTTCCAGAAGGTGAAGGCGGAATACGACACTAATGGCCGCCGCAACTTGGTGCCGTCGGGCGAGCCGAACCAGACCATTCCCTGCGACGACGTCCTGGTCGCGGTCGGCCAGGAGAACGCCTTCCCCTGGATCGAGCGCGACTGCGGCGTCGAATTCGACAAGTGGAACATGCCCAAGGTCGACGCCAGGACCATGGGTTCGACCAATCCGAAGGTGTTCTTCGGCGGCGACGCCGCGTTCGGTCCCAAGAACATCATCTGGGCGGTGGCGCATGGCCACGACGCCGCGCTCTCGATCCACCGGCTGCTCTCGGGCGAGGACATTACCGAGCGTCCGCTGCCGGAAGTGCATGTCTCCTCGCAGAAGATGGGCATCCACGAGTGGAGCTACGACAACGACATTTCCCCCGACAAGCGCTACAAGGTGCCGCATCGCGACAAGGTCATCGCGCTGCAGGACATCCGCGCCGAAGTCGAACTCGGCTATGACGTCAAGCTGGCGCTCGGCGAGGCGCACCGCTGCCTGAATTGCGACGTCCAGACCGTGTTCGCGGCGCCCTTGTGCATCGAATGCGACGCCTGCGTCGATATCTGTCCGATGGACTGCATCACCTTTACGGAAAACGGCGAGGAAGCCGATCTGCGGACACGGTTGAAGGCGCCCTCGCTGCATCCGGACCAGGACCTCTACGTTGCTGACGGCCTCAAGACCGGCCGCGTGATGGTGAAGGACGAGGACGTCTGCCTGCATTGCGGGCTGTGCGCCGAACGCTGTCCCACCGGTGCCTGGGACATGCAGAAATACCTCATCGATATGACACACGCAGGTTCATCATGCCCGTCCAAAGCCCGATCAGCAGCGTAA
- a CDS encoding DUF4286 family protein: protein MPLAGKGMLLTSMDINPSDEAEFNRWYDREHLEERVAIPGFLEARRYVAHDGKPKYLSLYSTATFDVLDSPAYRTALANQTDWSKANIARFKNMIRAVARITISRGQGRGAALGIIRLRPAGDLEKLRTALREQLDPQALDGIISMHLIESDPTLSRPITDDPSAPNPGASDWFVLIDATDVIAVPPAAARIAGNAAVKPLVITNSVYNLMWDLAKSDI, encoded by the coding sequence ATGCCGCTCGCCGGGAAGGGAATGCTGCTGACATCGATGGACATCAATCCGTCCGATGAAGCAGAGTTCAACCGCTGGTACGACCGCGAGCATCTCGAAGAGCGCGTCGCGATTCCCGGTTTCCTCGAGGCCCGGCGCTATGTCGCGCATGACGGCAAGCCGAAATATCTCAGCCTGTATTCCACCGCGACCTTCGATGTGCTCGACAGTCCGGCCTATCGCACCGCGCTGGCCAATCAGACCGACTGGTCGAAAGCCAACATCGCGCGTTTCAAGAACATGATCCGCGCGGTGGCGCGTATCACCATCAGCCGCGGCCAGGGCCGGGGCGCCGCGCTCGGCATCATCCGCCTCCGCCCGGCCGGCGATTTGGAAAAGCTGCGCACCGCATTACGGGAGCAACTTGATCCGCAAGCGCTCGACGGCATCATCTCGATGCATCTGATCGAGAGCGATCCGACGCTGTCACGGCCGATCACCGATGATCCCTCGGCCCCCAATCCCGGCGCCAGCGACTGGTTCGTGCTGATCGATGCCACGGATGTGATTGCGGTCCCGCCGGCTGCCGCGCGCATCGCCGGCAATGCCGCGGTCAAACCGCTGGTGATCACGAACAGCGTCTACAATTTGATGTGGGACCTCGCGAAAAGCGACATTTAG